One window of the Rosa rugosa chromosome 3, drRosRugo1.1, whole genome shotgun sequence genome contains the following:
- the LOC133740106 gene encoding putative laccase-9 isoform X1: protein MGCRILVLLLGTFFLDGLLLSMGANVHHYSFILKETNFTRLCFTKPMLTVNESFPGPTIHVRKGDRAFVNVHNNGKYGVTIHWHGVKQPHNPWSDGPENITQCPIQPGKNFTYEVIFSDEEGTLWWHAHSDWSRATVHGHIVILPERGKTYPFSEPYAEHTIFLGSWFDTDVKELIDDATATGSDPEASTGFTINGWPGALYNCSNETIYTLGVEYGKTYLLRLVSGVMNEEMFFGIAGHNFTVVAQDASYLKPIVTSYIMIAPGQTMDILLTADQTPSHYYIAASPFFDSNAPFDNTTTTAILRYTNVTSAPSTIPMPSLPFVTDKQAVDNFTAQLRALASKEHPISVPKKFTERIIISVSVNQLPCEANVTCGGPNGNMLAASLNNISFSTPTTDILQAYYRNLNDTYEDDFPNQPPVYFNFSGVDTELYLLPEVGTKMKMIEYGASIEIVYQGTNVGNAENHPMHLHGYSFYVVGSAYGNWNETTSPTTYNLVDPPEVNTVGVPKNGWTAIRFVANNPGVWFMHCHLERHSSWGMNSVIIVKNGPTNGTSIRRPPPNLPVCA from the exons ATGGGTTGCCGCATACTCGTCCTCCTCCTGGGGACTTTCTTCCTTGATGGCCTTCTCCTCTCCATGGGTGCTAACGTCCACCACTATAGCTTCATT CTGAAGGAGACCAACTTTACAAGACTCTGTTTCACAAAGCCGATGCTCACTGTAAATGAGTCGTTCCCAGGGCCAACCATTCATGTTCGCAAAGGAGATAGAGCTTTTGTTAATGTCCACAACAATGGCAAATATGGTGTCACCATTCactg GCATGGAGTGAAGCAACCGCATAATCCATGGTCAGATGGTCCAGAAAATATCACTCAGTGTCCGATTCAACCAGGAAAGAATTTCACTTATGAGGTCATATTCTCAGATGAAGAAGGCACGCTATGGTGGCATGCACATAGCGACTGGTCACGTGCCACAGTTCACGGCCACATTGTTATTTTACCTGAGAGAGGAAAAACCTATCCATTTTCCGAACCTTACGCCGAGCATACAATTTTTCTTg GATCATGGTTCGATACAGACGTAAAGGAACTAATTGATGACGCCACGGCAACCGGAAGTGACCCAGAGGCGTCCACTGGATTCACCATCAATGGCTGGCCAGGAGCTTTATACAATTGCTCCAATG AAACTATATACACTCTTGGGGTTGAATACGGCAAAACCTATCTTCTTCGTCTAGTGAGCGGTGTTATGAATGAAGAAATGTTCTTCGGAATTGCCGGGCACAACTTCACAGTGGTGGCACAAGACGCATCATACTTAAAGCCAATAGTCACAAGCTACATAATGATAGCTCCAGGCCAAACCATGGATATTCTACTAACGGCAGACCAGACCCCAAGTCACTATTACATTGCTGCCAGCCCATTTTTCGACTCAAATGCTCCCTTCGACAACACGACCACCACAGCCATCCTCCGGTACACGAACGTAACTTCCGCTCCGTCGACTATTCCCATGCCTTCACTTCCTTTTGTAACAGACAAACAAGCTGTAGACAACTTCACAGCTCAGTTAAGGGCCTTGGCAAGCAAGGAACATCCTATCAGTGTGCCCAAAAAATTTACCGAAAGAATCATAATCTCAGTCTCTGTGAACCAACTACCTTGTGAGGCTAATGTCACCTGCGGGGGTCCGAACGGTAACATGCTGGCTGCTAGCCTGAACAATATCAGCTTCTCTACCCCCACTACTGACATACTGCAAGCATACTATAG GAACTTAAATGATACCTACGAAGACGATTTTCCAAATCAACCGCCGGTGTATTTCAACTTTTCTGGAGTTGATACAGAACTGTATCTATTGCCGGAGGTAGGGACAAAGATGAAGATGATCGAGTACGGGGCATCAATTGAAATTGTGTACCAAGGGACTAATGTCGGGAATGCAGAAAACCATCCAATGCATCTACATGGTTACAGCTTCTATGTTGTTGGGTCTGCTTACGGCAACTGGAATGAGACCACTTCTCCGACCACTTACAACTTGGTCGATCCACCGGAAGTGAACACTGTTGGAGTTCCGAAGAATGGATGGACTGCCATCCGATTCGTTGCTAACAATCCCG GAGTGTGGTTTATGCATTGTCATTTAGAACGCCACAGTAGTTGGGGTATGAATTCGGTGATTATTGTCAAGAATGGCCCCACTAATGGAACTAGCATTCGACGACCCCCTCCAAACTTGCCAGTTTGTGCTTAG
- the LOC133740106 gene encoding laccase-14-like isoform X2, translating into MLTVNESFPGPTIHVRKGDRAFVNVHNNGKYGVTIHWHGVKQPHNPWSDGPENITQCPIQPGKNFTYEVIFSDEEGTLWWHAHSDWSRATVHGHIVILPERGKTYPFSEPYAEHTIFLGSWFDTDVKELIDDATATGSDPEASTGFTINGWPGALYNCSNETIYTLGVEYGKTYLLRLVSGVMNEEMFFGIAGHNFTVVAQDASYLKPIVTSYIMIAPGQTMDILLTADQTPSHYYIAASPFFDSNAPFDNTTTTAILRYTNVTSAPSTIPMPSLPFVTDKQAVDNFTAQLRALASKEHPISVPKKFTERIIISVSVNQLPCEANVTCGGPNGNMLAASLNNISFSTPTTDILQAYYRNLNDTYEDDFPNQPPVYFNFSGVDTELYLLPEVGTKMKMIEYGASIEIVYQGTNVGNAENHPMHLHGYSFYVVGSAYGNWNETTSPTTYNLVDPPEVNTVGVPKNGWTAIRFVANNPGVWFMHCHLERHSSWGMNSVIIVKNGPTNGTSIRRPPPNLPVCA; encoded by the exons ATGCTCACTGTAAATGAGTCGTTCCCAGGGCCAACCATTCATGTTCGCAAAGGAGATAGAGCTTTTGTTAATGTCCACAACAATGGCAAATATGGTGTCACCATTCactg GCATGGAGTGAAGCAACCGCATAATCCATGGTCAGATGGTCCAGAAAATATCACTCAGTGTCCGATTCAACCAGGAAAGAATTTCACTTATGAGGTCATATTCTCAGATGAAGAAGGCACGCTATGGTGGCATGCACATAGCGACTGGTCACGTGCCACAGTTCACGGCCACATTGTTATTTTACCTGAGAGAGGAAAAACCTATCCATTTTCCGAACCTTACGCCGAGCATACAATTTTTCTTg GATCATGGTTCGATACAGACGTAAAGGAACTAATTGATGACGCCACGGCAACCGGAAGTGACCCAGAGGCGTCCACTGGATTCACCATCAATGGCTGGCCAGGAGCTTTATACAATTGCTCCAATG AAACTATATACACTCTTGGGGTTGAATACGGCAAAACCTATCTTCTTCGTCTAGTGAGCGGTGTTATGAATGAAGAAATGTTCTTCGGAATTGCCGGGCACAACTTCACAGTGGTGGCACAAGACGCATCATACTTAAAGCCAATAGTCACAAGCTACATAATGATAGCTCCAGGCCAAACCATGGATATTCTACTAACGGCAGACCAGACCCCAAGTCACTATTACATTGCTGCCAGCCCATTTTTCGACTCAAATGCTCCCTTCGACAACACGACCACCACAGCCATCCTCCGGTACACGAACGTAACTTCCGCTCCGTCGACTATTCCCATGCCTTCACTTCCTTTTGTAACAGACAAACAAGCTGTAGACAACTTCACAGCTCAGTTAAGGGCCTTGGCAAGCAAGGAACATCCTATCAGTGTGCCCAAAAAATTTACCGAAAGAATCATAATCTCAGTCTCTGTGAACCAACTACCTTGTGAGGCTAATGTCACCTGCGGGGGTCCGAACGGTAACATGCTGGCTGCTAGCCTGAACAATATCAGCTTCTCTACCCCCACTACTGACATACTGCAAGCATACTATAG GAACTTAAATGATACCTACGAAGACGATTTTCCAAATCAACCGCCGGTGTATTTCAACTTTTCTGGAGTTGATACAGAACTGTATCTATTGCCGGAGGTAGGGACAAAGATGAAGATGATCGAGTACGGGGCATCAATTGAAATTGTGTACCAAGGGACTAATGTCGGGAATGCAGAAAACCATCCAATGCATCTACATGGTTACAGCTTCTATGTTGTTGGGTCTGCTTACGGCAACTGGAATGAGACCACTTCTCCGACCACTTACAACTTGGTCGATCCACCGGAAGTGAACACTGTTGGAGTTCCGAAGAATGGATGGACTGCCATCCGATTCGTTGCTAACAATCCCG GAGTGTGGTTTATGCATTGTCATTTAGAACGCCACAGTAGTTGGGGTATGAATTCGGTGATTATTGTCAAGAATGGCCCCACTAATGGAACTAGCATTCGACGACCCCCTCCAAACTTGCCAGTTTGTGCTTAG